In bacterium, one genomic interval encodes:
- a CDS encoding DUF2231 domain-containing protein — MLVHPLVVHFPIAFWLASTLFDVLGWRRREATLFRDMAFWMVGLGLLGAAASILFGWTDLLDQMRQGVGTGLLLRHRVHSWLAYISTAIFLGIFIWRWRTSNRLNPGLVLLSLLGAGLIMITGYLGGDMRSVM, encoded by the coding sequence ATGCTGGTGCATCCATTGGTCGTCCATTTCCCTATCGCTTTCTGGCTGGCCAGCACGCTATTTGATGTCCTGGGGTGGCGGCGTCGCGAGGCAACGCTGTTCCGCGACATGGCGTTTTGGATGGTCGGACTCGGGCTCCTCGGCGCGGCGGCGAGCATTCTGTTCGGATGGACGGACCTCCTCGACCAGATGCGGCAGGGCGTCGGCACGGGGTTGCTGCTTCGCCACCGTGTGCACAGCTGGCTAGCATACATCTCGACCGCCATCTTCCTTGGGATCTTTATTTGGCGATGGCGGACGTCGAACCGGCTGAACCCGGGGCTTGTGCTCCTCTCGCTCCTCGGCGCCGGCCTGATCATGATCACCGGGTACCTCGGCGGGGACATGCGGTCCGTGATGTGA
- a CDS encoding FAD-linked oxidase C-terminal domain-containing protein, whose protein sequence is MDLAHELRRVVRGEVRFDPVSRALYSTDASIYEIEPIGVVIPRDADDVQATLDVTRRAQVPVLPRGGGTSLAGQTVGHAVVLDFSKYMNRVLEINADAGWARVQPGVVRSELTAALASSKLIFGPETSTANRATIGGMIGNNSSGSRSIVYGKTVDSVVSIQALLAGGEPVTFGPLLPDEVAARARLEGPEGVLYRRIPEIIERNRDEVARRFPKVQRRVGGYNLDEFPPGGSMNLAKVIVGSEGTLATVTETTVRIVPGHPASVVAVLHFDDLIQALEITPEVLETQPTAVEVIDKIVLDMAREMRGYAQKMTFIEGDPEVLIAVEYGGESQKALIPRLDALEARMRRRGFRGAFVRAIDPAAQANLWQIREAGVGLLLGMKTARKPVAFVEDTAVAPEHVAEYVRRFREIVERHGTRASFYGHASVGLLHARPILNLKDARDLDTMRQMADEISDLVQEFGGAMSGEHGDGLSRSHFNEKLFGPQLYQAFREVKAAFDPEWRMNPGKIVDASPMVESLRFSPAYHAASIPTVQDFARDGGFTNAVELCSGVGACRKVRIGTMCPSYMVTMEEEHSTRGRANALRAALSGQLPLEALTGRELYEVMDLCIGCKACKAECPSNVDMAKLKHEFLTHYYGAHGVPLRARMFGQAAMLGRLGSATAPVSNWMLGSAPVRWALHRLAGIDSRRRLPAFTRQRFSRWFNSRSRRGGAPRGAARSLPGGGRVALLVDTFTEFYYPSIGQAAVRLLEAAGCRVELASSECCGRPMISNGLLREAQALAQRNTRRFEPVADAGVPIVGLEPSCTVTLKDEYPDLVPGRAAETVARATWMIEEFLVHLSAHGIRLPFARRDRTVLLHGHCHQKAMVGTQPSLSALGWLPGATVREVDSGCCGMAGSFGYEAEHYEVSLAMGERALFKAVRDLPPDALVIAAGASCRQQIQHGTGRRALHLVEALADALDAPLG, encoded by the coding sequence ATGGATCTTGCCCACGAACTTCGGCGCGTTGTGCGCGGAGAGGTCCGCTTCGACCCGGTGTCGCGGGCCCTGTACAGCACCGACGCCAGCATCTACGAGATCGAGCCGATCGGCGTTGTTATCCCTCGTGACGCCGACGACGTTCAGGCGACGCTCGATGTCACCCGGCGCGCCCAGGTGCCCGTGCTCCCACGAGGGGGCGGAACGAGCCTGGCGGGGCAGACGGTCGGGCACGCCGTCGTGCTCGATTTCTCGAAGTACATGAACCGGGTGCTGGAGATCAACGCCGACGCCGGCTGGGCCCGGGTCCAGCCCGGCGTCGTGCGCAGCGAACTCACGGCGGCGCTCGCCTCGAGCAAGTTGATCTTTGGGCCGGAGACCTCTACGGCAAACCGCGCGACGATCGGGGGGATGATCGGCAATAACTCGTCCGGGTCGCGTTCGATCGTGTACGGGAAGACCGTGGACAGCGTCGTTTCCATCCAGGCCCTGCTCGCCGGAGGGGAACCGGTCACGTTCGGCCCGCTCCTCCCTGACGAAGTGGCCGCGCGGGCGCGTCTCGAGGGCCCCGAGGGCGTGCTCTATCGCCGAATCCCCGAGATTATCGAGCGGAACCGCGATGAGGTGGCGCGCCGCTTCCCCAAGGTTCAACGGCGCGTCGGCGGTTACAACCTCGACGAGTTTCCGCCGGGCGGCTCCATGAATCTCGCGAAGGTGATCGTCGGGTCGGAGGGGACGCTCGCCACAGTCACCGAGACCACCGTGCGCATCGTGCCCGGGCATCCGGCCTCCGTCGTGGCGGTGCTGCACTTCGACGACCTCATCCAGGCGCTGGAGATCACCCCCGAGGTCCTCGAGACCCAGCCGACCGCGGTCGAGGTGATCGACAAGATCGTCTTGGACATGGCCCGCGAGATGCGGGGCTATGCGCAGAAGATGACGTTCATCGAGGGCGATCCTGAGGTGCTGATCGCCGTCGAGTACGGCGGGGAGAGTCAGAAGGCGCTCATCCCACGCCTCGACGCGCTCGAAGCGCGGATGCGGCGGCGCGGGTTCCGGGGTGCCTTCGTGCGGGCGATCGACCCTGCCGCGCAAGCGAACCTCTGGCAGATCCGTGAGGCGGGGGTCGGCCTGCTGCTGGGGATGAAGACCGCCCGCAAGCCCGTCGCCTTCGTTGAGGACACGGCGGTCGCGCCCGAGCACGTCGCCGAATACGTCCGCCGGTTTCGCGAGATCGTCGAGCGGCACGGGACCCGGGCCTCGTTCTACGGGCACGCAAGCGTCGGCCTGCTCCATGCCCGGCCGATCCTGAATCTGAAGGATGCGCGCGACCTCGACACGATGCGCCAGATGGCCGACGAGATCAGCGATCTGGTTCAGGAGTTCGGCGGAGCGATGAGCGGGGAGCACGGAGACGGACTATCACGCAGCCACTTCAACGAAAAGCTCTTTGGTCCGCAACTGTACCAGGCGTTCCGGGAGGTAAAGGCCGCATTCGATCCGGAGTGGCGGATGAACCCCGGCAAGATCGTAGATGCGTCCCCCATGGTGGAGTCCCTCCGATTCAGTCCGGCGTACCATGCGGCGTCGATTCCCACGGTGCAGGACTTTGCAAGGGACGGTGGGTTCACCAACGCGGTGGAGTTGTGCAGCGGGGTGGGGGCCTGCCGGAAGGTTCGGATTGGGACCATGTGCCCGTCCTATATGGTCACGATGGAAGAAGAGCACAGCACCCGGGGGCGCGCAAACGCGCTGCGGGCGGCGCTCTCCGGTCAACTGCCCTTGGAGGCGTTGACCGGTCGCGAGTTGTACGAGGTGATGGACCTCTGCATCGGGTGCAAAGCGTGCAAAGCGGAGTGTCCCAGCAACGTGGACATGGCCAAGCTCAAACACGAGTTTCTGACCCATTACTACGGGGCTCACGGGGTACCCCTCCGAGCCCGGATGTTCGGCCAGGCCGCGATGTTAGGGAGGCTCGGGTCCGCGACCGCGCCCGTGTCGAACTGGATGCTCGGGAGCGCGCCCGTCCGGTGGGCGCTTCACCGGCTGGCCGGCATCGACTCCCGGCGGCGGCTTCCCGCTTTCACGCGTCAGCGGTTCTCCCGGTGGTTCAACTCCCGCTCTCGCCGCGGAGGCGCCCCGCGTGGTGCCGCGAGGTCCCTGCCGGGGGGCGGCCGCGTGGCGCTCCTCGTCGACACGTTCACCGAATTCTACTACCCGTCCATCGGGCAGGCGGCCGTGCGGCTGCTGGAAGCGGCAGGATGCCGCGTCGAGTTGGCGTCCTCGGAGTGCTGCGGGCGGCCGATGATCAGCAACGGGCTGCTGCGGGAGGCTCAAGCGTTGGCCCAACGGAACACCCGCCGCTTTGAACCGGTGGCGGATGCGGGCGTCCCCATCGTCGGCCTCGAACCATCGTGCACCGTGACGCTCAAGGACGAATATCCCGACCTCGTCCCGGGCCGCGCGGCGGAGACCGTGGCCCGCGCAACGTGGATGATTGAGGAATTTCTCGTCCACCTCTCCGCGCATGGCATCCGGCTGCCGTTCGCCCGCCGGGATCGCACGGTGCTCTTGCACGGACACTGCCATCAAAAGGCGATGGTTGGCACGCAGCCCTCGCTGTCCGCGCTCGGGTGGCTGCCGGGCGCAACCGTGCGGGAGGTAGATTCCGGGTGCTGCGGGATGGCGGGCTCTTTTGGCTATGAGGCGGAACACTACGAGGTTTCGCTGGCGATGGGCGAGCGAGCGTTGTTCAAAGCCGTCCGCGACCTGCCGCCGGACGCCCTCGTGATAGCCGCCGGGGCGTCATGCCGGCAGCAGATCCAACACGGCACGGGGCGCCGCGCGCTGCACCTAGTCGAGGCGCTCGCCGATGCCCTGGACGCTCCGTTGGGCTGA